A genomic segment from Luteolibacter ambystomatis encodes:
- the aat gene encoding leucyl/phenylalanyl-tRNA--protein transferase, protein MSSGIIPPESLLGAYAQGVFPMAHEGEILWFSPEMRGVIPLDARFHIPHGLKKALRKRPFEIRWDTAFLEVMRGCADREETWIDARILDSYRGLHEMGFAHSVECWDAEGLQGGLYGVALGKVFFGESMFSRKTDASKIALVHLVERLRMHGFQLLDTQWLTPHLATFGAYEVPRDEYQELLRAALADLIRATNPSPPAVP, encoded by the coding sequence GTGAGCTCCGGCATCATCCCGCCGGAATCACTCCTCGGCGCCTACGCGCAGGGAGTGTTTCCGATGGCGCATGAAGGCGAGATCCTGTGGTTCTCGCCGGAAATGCGGGGTGTGATTCCACTCGATGCCAGATTCCATATTCCGCATGGATTGAAGAAGGCGCTGCGCAAGCGGCCCTTCGAGATCCGTTGGGACACCGCGTTCCTGGAGGTGATGCGCGGTTGCGCGGACCGGGAGGAGACGTGGATCGACGCACGAATTCTCGACAGCTACCGCGGGCTTCATGAGATGGGATTCGCCCACTCGGTGGAGTGCTGGGATGCGGAGGGCCTGCAGGGCGGCCTTTACGGGGTCGCCCTGGGGAAGGTCTTTTTTGGTGAGAGCATGTTTTCCCGGAAGACGGATGCCTCGAAGATCGCGCTTGTCCATCTCGTCGAGAGACTGCGCATGCACGGCTTCCAATTACTAGATACGCAGTGGCTCACGCCCCATCTCGCGACTTTCGGCGCGTATGAGGTGCCGCGGGACGAGTATCAGGAATTGCTCCGGGCGGCGCTCGCCGATCTCATCCGGGCTACCAACCCTTCTCCCCCCGCAGTTCCATGA
- a CDS encoding tetratricopeptide repeat protein gives MRLKTALLSLLVAWSSVAVLSAAVSMPVEPSTGLNKKAEGPAKEALEAFKDGRHAKAIELAKPLAEQGNGDALYLMGFAHESGQGAEASKEKALEYYKKAAATGQKDATYRMSFILLASEDEKERTQGREALENAAKDDPAVAGRILGEAWLRGRLSKEPDYDKVVFWWSRAADAGDPPSLMLLARLYEGQFGFPDKKDLKKANDTYRKAAGLGDAGAMVALGSRLLNGAEAQRNEKEGREWIKKALEAKEYSGYLALGDFEENVKKDPKAALETYRKGDDAGQVDCTLRTAQAYLEGKGTEKDEDRGLKLLEKAATAGSAPAHLRLAVTRLSKEKPTPDDIGIGYGHLLSAAAGGLSEAQNELALFYLSQKLGGVADPVAAVAWLTRAAQGGFAPAQNNLATMYERGAGGVQQNMANAGQLYALAANQGHGPATYALARLFATGTGIKQDLPKAWALATLAAERKQEEGAKLAKELDDKFTPEQKAEGKKALEDIKSDKPAAPKADAKGGDAPKPKPAAGKP, from the coding sequence ATGCGTTTGAAAACCGCTCTCCTCTCGTTGTTGGTCGCCTGGTCTTCGGTGGCTGTTCTTTCCGCGGCCGTTTCGATGCCGGTGGAACCGTCCACCGGCCTCAACAAGAAGGCGGAAGGCCCTGCCAAGGAGGCGCTGGAGGCCTTCAAGGACGGGCGTCACGCCAAGGCGATTGAGCTGGCGAAGCCACTGGCCGAGCAAGGCAACGGTGACGCGCTCTACCTGATGGGCTTCGCTCATGAGAGCGGCCAGGGCGCTGAAGCCTCCAAGGAAAAGGCGCTGGAATATTACAAGAAGGCCGCCGCCACCGGCCAGAAGGACGCGACTTACCGCATGTCCTTCATCCTGCTGGCCTCGGAGGACGAAAAGGAGCGCACCCAGGGCCGGGAGGCGCTGGAAAACGCCGCCAAGGACGATCCGGCGGTGGCAGGTCGCATCCTCGGTGAAGCCTGGCTCCGTGGCCGTCTGAGCAAGGAGCCGGACTACGACAAGGTCGTGTTCTGGTGGTCCCGTGCGGCCGATGCCGGTGATCCGCCGTCTCTGATGCTGCTGGCCCGCCTCTACGAAGGCCAGTTCGGTTTCCCGGACAAGAAGGACCTCAAGAAAGCCAACGACACCTATCGCAAGGCGGCCGGTCTCGGCGATGCCGGTGCGATGGTGGCCCTCGGCTCCCGCCTCCTCAATGGAGCGGAAGCCCAGCGCAATGAGAAGGAAGGCCGTGAATGGATCAAGAAGGCACTCGAAGCCAAGGAATACTCAGGCTATCTCGCGCTCGGCGATTTCGAGGAAAACGTGAAGAAAGACCCGAAGGCCGCGCTCGAAACCTACCGCAAGGGCGATGACGCCGGTCAGGTCGATTGCACCCTTCGCACCGCCCAGGCTTATCTCGAAGGCAAAGGCACCGAGAAGGACGAGGATCGCGGTCTGAAGCTGCTGGAAAAGGCGGCGACTGCTGGCAGCGCTCCCGCTCATCTGCGTCTGGCGGTGACCCGGCTTTCCAAGGAAAAGCCGACACCGGATGATATCGGCATCGGTTACGGCCACCTCCTTTCCGCCGCCGCCGGTGGTCTGTCGGAAGCGCAGAACGAACTCGCGCTGTTCTACCTTTCCCAGAAGCTCGGTGGCGTCGCCGATCCGGTGGCCGCTGTTGCCTGGCTGACCCGTGCGGCCCAGGGCGGCTTCGCTCCGGCCCAGAACAATCTGGCCACCATGTATGAGCGTGGTGCCGGTGGCGTGCAGCAGAACATGGCCAATGCCGGCCAGCTCTACGCACTCGCCGCCAACCAAGGCCACGGTCCCGCCACCTACGCGCTCGCGCGTTTGTTCGCCACCGGTACCGGCATCAAGCAGGACCTGCCGAAGGCTTGGGCCCTCGCCACGCTGGCCGCCGAGCGCAAGCAGGAGGAAGGCGCGAAGCTCGCGAAGGAGCTGGATGACAAGTTCACCCCCGAGCAGAAGGCCGAGGGCAAGAAGGCGCTGGAGGACATCAAGTCCGACAAGCCCGCCGCTCCGAAAGCCGATGCCAAGGGTGGCGATGCTCCCAAGCCGAAGCCGGCCGCGGGCAAGCCGTGA
- a CDS encoding glycerophosphodiester phosphodiesterase family protein, whose protein sequence is MKLLSLILPVVFSVSAMAEMPRFIAHRGASSEAPENTLSAFRLALEQGADGIEGDFRLTSDGEIVCMHDADTKRTADKNLVIANSTYAELAKLDAGSWKSPRFAGEKIPKLGEVLDVLPQGKFFFLEIKTGPAIVDPIRRLLLEKKADTAHVIIICFDPAVIATCREKLPEFQAHLVSSLKDVDQPDKAAAYRKQFEDCKAQGFQFDCRAPVSGEWLKSLGVPLDSWTVDDAATARKVMALGVSFITSNRPSALRRELE, encoded by the coding sequence GTGAAGCTTCTCAGTCTGATCCTGCCGGTCGTGTTCTCCGTCTCCGCCATGGCGGAGATGCCGCGCTTCATTGCCCATCGCGGGGCTTCTTCGGAGGCTCCGGAGAACACGCTGTCCGCCTTCCGGCTGGCGCTTGAACAGGGCGCGGATGGCATCGAGGGGGACTTCCGTCTCACCTCCGATGGCGAGATCGTGTGCATGCACGATGCGGACACCAAGCGCACCGCGGACAAGAATCTCGTCATCGCCAACAGCACCTACGCGGAGCTGGCGAAGCTGGATGCCGGTTCGTGGAAGTCTCCGCGCTTCGCCGGTGAGAAGATTCCCAAATTGGGCGAGGTGCTCGATGTGCTGCCGCAGGGAAAGTTCTTCTTCCTTGAGATCAAGACCGGTCCGGCGATCGTGGATCCCATCCGGCGCCTCCTGTTGGAGAAGAAGGCGGACACCGCGCACGTCATCATCATCTGCTTCGATCCTGCCGTCATCGCCACGTGCCGCGAAAAACTTCCGGAGTTTCAAGCCCATCTGGTTTCCTCGCTCAAGGACGTCGATCAGCCGGACAAGGCAGCAGCGTATCGCAAGCAGTTTGAGGACTGCAAGGCGCAGGGATTCCAGTTCGACTGCCGAGCTCCGGTTTCCGGGGAATGGCTGAAGTCGCTGGGTGTCCCACTCGACTCGTGGACGGTGGATGATGCGGCCACGGCGCGGAAGGTGATGGCACTCGGCGTCTCCTTCATCACGAGCAACCGGCCGTCTGCGCTGCGGCGGGAACTGGAGTGA